A DNA window from Setaria viridis chromosome 2, Setaria_viridis_v4.0, whole genome shotgun sequence contains the following coding sequences:
- the LOC117843988 gene encoding uncharacterized protein: protein MAGWYWNWANWVVCLRIVAAKWKPKIRSVGDNLTNPAVFFRDQGLSAHFSVLTHQSSPSLSQLQRSSRYGAPPPPLTETLAPPPLQLSWPGGASSSPTAPHCRSADGDPSSGAAPIERRLSPMGITRRTKQALICHEVILRKRGRQASPVAGPCSHGAAVAQGADSAEVMGRRSSIAPCVACVLCGGLLRDAAVIPECLHSFCRECIVEKFTDKNINRCPKCDTDLGCNPLEKLRNELTDEVDPWIVAVERSKTRMATDEEWSTEGWTAAMTREEVGREEVAERANAATAAREEADEARALEVVSARALEGVSALTAQVEAERARAQSLEDQVVRLRRELEAARASEADARRQVADQKREAETTAEMTRSAVDSAGHQLEEYGLRPTEEQRTVAAETAEYVLACCLSRDPSFRLEIVLEGVAADEVDKLRGRARETALRLAQIMVRNDSPPQAGDDSDGDGVDA from the exons atGGCGGGCTGGTACTGGAATTGGGCGAATTGGGTGGTGTGTTTGAGGATTGTGGCGGCGAAGTGGAAG CCAAAAATTAGATCTGTCGGCGACAACCTCACGAACCCGGCGGTTTTCTTCAGAGACCAAGGTCTCAGTGCTCACTTCTCAGTCCtcactcatcagtcatcaccctCACTCTCCCAGCTCCAGCGCTCCTCCCGCTatggtgcgccgccgccgcccttgactGAAACCCTAGCGCCTCCCCCGCTGCAGCTCTCCTGGCCGGGTGGCGCTTCCTCTTCCCCGACCGCACCTCACTGCCGAAGCGCCGACGGCGACCCCTCGAGCGGCGCGGCCCCAATCGAGCGGCGTCTTAGTCCTATGGGCATAACCCGCAGGACGAAGCAGGCTCTGATTTGCCACG AAGTCATCTTGAGGAAAAGGGGCCGGCAAGCTTCGCCTGTTGCCGGCCCGTGCTcccacggcgccgccgtcgcgcagGGCGCGGATTCGGCGGAGGTGATGGGGCGCCGCTCGAGCATCGCGCCGTGCGTCGCCTGCGTGCTCTGCGGCGGCTTACTCCGCGACGCAGCCGTCATCCCCGAGTGCCTCCATTCCT TTTGCAGGGAATGCATAGTTGAGAAATTCACAGATAAGAATATCAACCGGTGTCCTAAGTGCGACACTGATTTGGGCTGTAATCCACTGGAGAAACTCAG AAATGAACTCACTGACGAGGTGGACCCATGGATAGTAGCCGTTGAGAGGAGCAAGACAAGGATGGCCACTGATGAGGAATGGAGCACCGAAGGATGGACGGCCGCAATGACAAGGGAGGAGGTGGGCCGAGAGGAGGTGGCCGAGCGGGCCAATGCCGCCAccgcggcgagggaggaggcggacgaggCGCGGGCGCTGGAAGTGGTCTCGGCGCGGGCGCTGGAAGGGGTCTCGGCGCTGACGGCCCAGGTCGAGGCCGAGCGCGCCCGTGCGCAGAGCCTGGAGGACCAGGTTGTCCGCCTGCGCCGTGAGCTGGAGGCCGCGCGTGCCTCCGAGGCCGACGCTAGGCGGCAGGTCGCGGACCAGAAGCGGGAGGCGGAGACGACGGCCGAGATGACGCGCAGTGCCGTCGACAGCGCGGGCCATCAGCTGGAGGAGTACGGACTGCGGCCCACGGAGGAGCAGCGCACTGTCGCCGCGGAGACCGCCGAGTACGTGCTGGCCTGCTGCCTGAGCCGCGACCCCTCCTTCCGCCTGGAGATAGTGCTGGAGGGTGTGGCGGCCGACGAGGTGGACAAGCTGCGGGGTCGCGCGCGGGAGACGGCGTTGAGGCTGGCCCAGATTATGGTCCGAAACGACTCTCCACCACAAGCTGGCGACGActcggacggcgacggcgtggaTGCCTGA